A genomic segment from Anaeromyxobacter sp. encodes:
- a CDS encoding enoyl-CoA hydratase/isomerase family protein, producing MAHENLRVELADGVATVTIDRPRQLNALDARTLTELGEVLAGFAARPAEVRAVVLTGGGEKAFVAGADIAAMSRLSPAEAAAFAALGHRTLAALEALPVVTVAAVNGFALGGGCELAMACDLVYASERARFGQPEVNLGLVPGFGGTQRLSRRVGLMRAKELILSGEPVDAARALAIGLTLEVLPPERLLEHARAKARAIAARGPRAVALAKRLLQEGADLPLPAALDLERERFAAILGGAEAQEGMAAFLEKRPASFPAP from the coding sequence ATGGCCCACGAGAACCTGCGGGTGGAGCTGGCCGACGGGGTGGCCACCGTCACCATCGACCGCCCCAGGCAGCTGAACGCCCTGGACGCGCGCACCCTGACCGAGCTGGGCGAGGTGCTGGCGGGGTTCGCGGCCAGGCCCGCCGAGGTGCGGGCGGTGGTGCTGACCGGCGGGGGCGAGAAGGCCTTCGTGGCCGGCGCCGACATCGCCGCCATGTCGCGGCTCTCGCCCGCCGAGGCGGCCGCCTTCGCCGCCCTGGGCCACCGGACCCTGGCGGCGCTGGAGGCCCTGCCGGTGGTGACGGTGGCGGCGGTGAACGGCTTCGCCCTGGGCGGCGGCTGCGAGCTGGCCATGGCCTGCGACCTCGTCTACGCCAGCGAGCGGGCCCGCTTCGGCCAGCCGGAGGTGAACCTGGGGCTGGTGCCCGGCTTCGGCGGCACGCAGCGGCTGAGCCGGCGGGTCGGGCTGATGCGGGCCAAGGAGCTGATCCTCTCCGGCGAGCCGGTGGACGCTGCCAGGGCGCTGGCCATCGGGCTCACGCTGGAGGTGCTCCCGCCGGAGCGGCTGCTGGAGCACGCCCGCGCCAAGGCCCGCGCCATCGCCGCGCGCGGCCCCCGGGCGGTGGCGCTGGCCAAGCGGCTCCTGCAGGAGGGGGCCGACCTGCCGCTGCCGGCGGCGCTCGACCTGGAGCGCGAGCGCTTCGCCGCCATCCTGGGCGGCGCCGAGGCCCAGGAGGGCATGGCCGCCTTCCTGGAGAAGCGGCCGGCCAGCTTCCCGGCGCCCTGA
- a CDS encoding acyl-CoA dehydrogenase gives MDVELSEEQRQVRDMCRDFALKQLIPNARRWDAEHLFPREAVAQLGELGLMGIAVPPEWGGAGMDTVSYAIAMEEISRGCGGTGVIMSVNNSLYCDPVLKYGSDAQKAEFLTPFAAGKKLGAFALTEPMSGSDAAEMLTVATRRGDQYLLDGSKNYITNGPQADVILVFAMTDKAKRHKGISAFLVPTDAPGFTRGKTDDKVGIRASGSCTVFFEGCAIPERYRLGAEGEGFKIAMSTLDGGRIGIASQALGIARAAFEAAVAYAKDRKAFGQPIAQFQAIQFMLADMATELEAARLLVWRAATLKDQGVRHSAESAMAKLYASEMCERVTSKGIQIHGGLGYMKECDAERHWRDSRITEIYEGTSEIQRLVISASVLKG, from the coding sequence ATGGACGTCGAGCTCTCCGAGGAACAGCGCCAGGTCCGGGACATGTGCCGCGACTTCGCCCTGAAGCAGCTCATCCCCAACGCGCGGCGCTGGGACGCCGAGCACCTCTTCCCGCGGGAGGCGGTGGCCCAGCTCGGCGAGCTCGGCCTGATGGGCATCGCCGTGCCGCCGGAGTGGGGCGGCGCCGGCATGGACACGGTGAGCTACGCCATCGCCATGGAGGAGATCTCGCGCGGCTGCGGCGGCACCGGGGTCATCATGAGCGTCAACAACTCGCTCTACTGCGACCCGGTGCTCAAGTACGGCAGCGACGCCCAGAAGGCCGAGTTCCTCACCCCCTTCGCGGCCGGGAAGAAGCTGGGCGCCTTCGCCCTGACCGAGCCCATGAGCGGCTCGGACGCCGCCGAGATGCTGACCGTGGCGACCAGGCGCGGCGACCAGTACCTGCTCGACGGCAGCAAGAACTACATCACCAACGGGCCGCAGGCCGACGTCATCCTGGTGTTCGCCATGACCGACAAGGCCAAGCGGCACAAGGGCATCAGCGCCTTCCTGGTGCCCACCGACGCCCCCGGCTTCACCCGCGGCAAGACCGACGACAAGGTGGGCATCCGCGCCTCCGGCTCCTGCACGGTCTTCTTCGAGGGGTGCGCCATCCCGGAGCGCTACCGGCTGGGCGCCGAGGGGGAGGGGTTCAAGATCGCCATGTCCACCCTGGACGGTGGCCGCATCGGCATCGCCTCGCAGGCGCTGGGCATCGCCCGGGCCGCCTTCGAGGCCGCGGTGGCCTACGCCAAGGACCGCAAGGCCTTCGGCCAGCCCATCGCCCAGTTCCAGGCCATCCAGTTCATGCTGGCCGACATGGCCACCGAGCTGGAGGCGGCGCGGCTGCTGGTGTGGCGGGCCGCCACCCTGAAGGACCAGGGGGTGCGCCACAGCGCCGAGAGCGCCATGGCCAAGCTCTACGCCTCGGAGATGTGCGAGCGGGTCACCTCGAAGGGGATCCAGATCCACGGCGGGCTCGGCTACATGAAGGAGTGCGACGCCGAGCGCCACTGGCGCGACAGCCGCATCACCGAGATCTACGAGGGGACCAGCGAGATCCAGCGCCTGGTCATCTCGGCGTCGGTGCTGAAGGGGTGA
- a CDS encoding acyl-CoA dehydrogenase family protein, whose protein sequence is MIFQPSEAQAAVAATARAFARQEIAPAAAANDRAGRFPHALVRGLGGLGLLAVNVPAAYGGSEAGAVAYAMALEEVAAADCATAVTMGVTNMVAEVIARFGAEPQKRRHLPRLASAEWPAGAFGLSEPGTGSDAGALSTRAARRGAGWVLDGEKAWITSGDVAGVVVVWARTGGPGTRALTAFLVEQGTPGFTVGRHEEKMGLRASTTVSLAFEGCALPDEARLGEVGQGLQIALAALDGGRIGIAAQATGTIRAALEASTAYARERRAFGRPIGEHQAVAFGLADLAVDRDAARLLTWRAAARKEAGLPFTREASMAKLFASEAAQRAVSRAVQIHGGNGYTEDYPVARLFRDARVQTIYEGTSEIQRLVIARELLREPGV, encoded by the coding sequence GTGATCTTCCAGCCCAGCGAGGCCCAGGCGGCGGTGGCGGCCACCGCCCGGGCCTTCGCGCGCCAGGAGATCGCGCCGGCCGCGGCCGCCAACGACCGGGCTGGCCGCTTCCCCCATGCGCTCGTCCGCGGGCTGGGCGGGCTGGGGCTGCTGGCGGTCAACGTGCCGGCCGCCTACGGCGGCTCGGAGGCCGGCGCGGTGGCCTACGCCATGGCGCTCGAGGAGGTGGCGGCGGCCGACTGCGCCACCGCCGTGACCATGGGCGTGACCAACATGGTGGCCGAGGTCATCGCGCGCTTCGGCGCCGAGCCCCAGAAGCGCCGCCACCTGCCCAGGCTGGCCTCGGCCGAGTGGCCGGCCGGGGCCTTCGGGCTCTCCGAGCCGGGCACCGGCAGCGACGCCGGTGCGCTCTCCACGCGGGCGGCGCGGCGCGGCGCCGGCTGGGTGCTGGACGGCGAGAAGGCCTGGATCACCAGCGGGGACGTGGCCGGCGTGGTGGTGGTCTGGGCCCGCACCGGGGGCCCGGGCACCAGGGCGCTCACCGCCTTCCTGGTGGAGCAGGGCACCCCCGGGTTCACGGTGGGCCGCCACGAGGAGAAGATGGGGCTGCGGGCCTCCACCACCGTGTCGCTGGCCTTCGAGGGGTGCGCGCTGCCCGACGAGGCGCGGCTGGGCGAGGTCGGGCAGGGGCTCCAGATCGCGCTGGCCGCCCTGGACGGCGGGCGCATCGGCATCGCCGCCCAGGCCACGGGCACCATCCGGGCGGCGCTGGAGGCCTCGACCGCCTACGCGCGGGAGCGCCGGGCCTTCGGCCGGCCCATCGGCGAGCACCAGGCGGTGGCCTTCGGCCTGGCCGACCTGGCGGTGGACCGCGACGCCGCCCGGCTCCTGACCTGGAGGGCCGCGGCGCGCAAGGAGGCCGGCCTGCCGTTCACCCGCGAGGCCTCCATGGCCAAGCTCTTCGCCTCCGAGGCGGCCCAGCGGGCCGTGTCGCGCGCCGTGCAGATCCACGGCGGCAACGGCTACACCGAGGACTACCCGGTGGCGCGCCTCTTCCGCGACGCCAGGGTGCAGACCATCTACGAGGGGACCAGCGAGATCCAGCGGCTGGTGATCGCCCGCGAGCTGCTGCGGGAGCCCGGGGTCTGA
- the ribA gene encoding GTP cyclohydrolase II, whose translation MSGVTTMDEARRREAEVELYAEAPLPTARGLFRTVVFRERRTGQEHVAMVKGDVAGHAVLVRAHSECLTSEVLGSLKCDCRAQLDRALDLIAARGRGVLLYLRQEGRGIGLGNKIRAYALQAAGADTYQANRALGFPDDLRSYGVAADMLRLLGVRSVQLVTNNPLKLSGLREAGVDVRRRVSLPSPSNPHSVQYLRTKAEQTGHLITTDEDVLDAKVG comes from the coding sequence ATGAGCGGCGTGACGACGATGGACGAGGCGCGGCGGCGGGAGGCGGAGGTCGAGCTCTACGCCGAGGCCCCCCTCCCCACCGCGCGGGGCCTGTTCCGCACGGTCGTCTTCCGCGAGCGGCGCACCGGCCAGGAGCACGTGGCCATGGTGAAGGGCGACGTGGCCGGCCACGCCGTGCTGGTCCGGGCCCACTCCGAGTGCCTCACCTCCGAGGTCCTCGGGTCGCTCAAGTGCGACTGCCGGGCCCAGCTCGATCGCGCCCTCGACCTCATCGCGGCCCGCGGCCGCGGCGTGCTGCTCTACCTGCGCCAGGAGGGGCGCGGCATCGGCCTGGGCAACAAGATCCGCGCCTACGCCCTGCAGGCCGCCGGCGCCGACACCTACCAGGCCAACCGGGCCCTGGGCTTCCCGGACGACCTGCGCAGCTACGGGGTGGCCGCCGACATGCTCCGGCTCCTCGGCGTGCGCTCGGTCCAGCTGGTCACCAACAACCCGCTCAAGCTCTCCGGGCTGCGCGAGGCCGGCGTGGACGTGCGCCGCCGGGTCTCCCTGCCCTCGCCCTCCAACCCGCACAGCGTGCAGTACCTGCGGACCAAGGCGGAGCAGACCGGCCACCTCATCACCACCGACGAGGACGTGCTGGACGCCAAGGTGGGCTGA
- a CDS encoding MerR family transcriptional regulator, whose protein sequence is MRADFSSGDLARATGHTVRTVRHYEEAGLLTPSQLSDGGHRRYTEQDLERLRLIVDLREVGLSLCEIKSILELRTGCLTAAAFAARFRAVIEVHLEAAQRRLERLRRMRREILDSLAQVEERLRLGGGGGCPCEVAESDDVTRIVKVLARQQGCGCAGLVHPDHAGGRDASDDVGQGVLTAASDGGAREGSRGGTGTAGAARGGAGSGQRGLA, encoded by the coding sequence ATGCGAGCCGACTTCTCGAGCGGGGACCTGGCGCGGGCCACCGGACACACCGTCCGCACCGTCCGCCACTACGAGGAGGCGGGGCTGCTGACGCCGTCGCAGCTGAGCGACGGCGGCCACCGGCGCTACACCGAGCAGGACCTGGAGCGGCTGCGCCTGATCGTGGACCTGCGCGAGGTGGGGCTGTCGCTCTGCGAGATCAAGTCCATCCTGGAGCTGCGCACCGGCTGCCTGACGGCGGCGGCCTTCGCCGCCCGGTTCCGAGCGGTCATCGAGGTCCACCTCGAGGCGGCCCAGCGCCGGCTGGAGCGGCTGCGCCGCATGCGGCGCGAGATCCTGGACTCGCTGGCGCAGGTCGAGGAGCGGCTGCGACTGGGCGGGGGCGGCGGCTGCCCGTGCGAGGTGGCGGAGTCGGACGACGTGACCCGCATCGTGAAGGTGCTGGCGCGGCAGCAGGGCTGCGGCTGCGCCGGGCTGGTGCACCCGGACCACGCCGGTGGACGCGACGCCTCGGACGACGTCGGGCAGGGCGTCCTCACAGCGGCCTCGGACGGCGGCGCACGGGAGGGATCGCGCGGCGGGACGGGCACGGCAGGAGCCGCCCGAGGTGGCGCCGGGAGCGGGCAGCGCGGCCTCGCCTGA
- a CDS encoding metal-dependent hydrolase, producing MPSIGHVVVGLAAGRWYARAGGSRAAASAVFVALSTFQDLDFLARRLGAPAGSAWLHRGAIHALATAALAGLAAAALVGGQGRSRAAMALAGALVAASHGLLDTLTGGGAGVMLAWPLTADRFLAPWTWMPAAPMGLRLLSSRGASVALRELVLFGPLLLYVAWPGRPVSALLLRRWCAPSRGAGEAGRRRAAP from the coding sequence ATGCCCTCCATCGGCCACGTCGTCGTCGGGCTCGCCGCGGGCCGCTGGTACGCCCGGGCCGGCGGCTCGCGGGCTGCGGCCTCGGCGGTCTTCGTCGCCCTCTCGACCTTCCAGGACCTCGACTTCCTGGCGCGGCGCCTCGGCGCGCCGGCCGGCTCGGCCTGGCTGCACCGGGGTGCGATCCACGCGCTGGCCACAGCGGCCCTGGCCGGGTTGGCCGCGGCGGCCTTGGTGGGCGGCCAAGGGCGGTCGCGGGCGGCCATGGCCCTGGCCGGCGCGCTGGTGGCGGCGAGCCACGGGCTCCTCGACACGCTCACCGGCGGCGGGGCCGGCGTGATGCTGGCCTGGCCGCTCACCGCGGACCGGTTCCTGGCGCCCTGGACCTGGATGCCGGCCGCGCCGATGGGGCTCCGGCTCCTGTCCTCCCGGGGCGCGTCCGTGGCCCTCCGCGAGCTGGTGCTCTTCGGTCCCCTGCTCCTCTACGTGGCCTGGCCGGGGCGTCCGGTCAGCGCGTTGCTCCTCCGAAGGTGGTGCGCACCCAGCCGTGGAGCCGGTGAGGCAGGGCGGCGCCGGGCAGCGCCATGA
- a CDS encoding CoA-binding protein, whose protein sequence is MPHPSLEPAARFLAVRRLAVVGLSRDPKDFTRTIALELIQRGYRVVPVNPGAAGAVLEGAPAVARLQDVRPPVEAALLLTAPAQTDAVLLDCVEAGVKRVWLHRGGGHGAASPGALAFCAAHGLDVVHDLCPFMALPGAALPHRLHGWVRTTFGGATR, encoded by the coding sequence ATGCCGCACCCGTCACTCGAGCCGGCCGCCCGCTTCCTCGCCGTGAGGCGCCTCGCCGTCGTGGGCCTGAGCCGCGATCCGAAGGACTTCACGCGCACCATCGCCCTGGAGCTGATCCAGCGCGGCTACCGGGTCGTGCCGGTCAACCCGGGCGCGGCCGGCGCGGTCCTCGAGGGCGCCCCGGCGGTGGCCAGGCTGCAGGACGTCCGGCCGCCGGTCGAGGCGGCGCTCCTCCTCACCGCGCCCGCCCAGACCGACGCCGTGCTGCTGGACTGCGTCGAGGCGGGCGTGAAGCGGGTCTGGCTCCACCGCGGCGGTGGCCACGGGGCGGCCAGCCCGGGCGCGCTCGCCTTCTGCGCCGCGCACGGCCTCGACGTGGTCCACGACCTCTGCCCCTTCATGGCGCTGCCCGGCGCCGCCCTGCCTCACCGGCTCCACGGCTGGGTGCGCACCACCTTCGGAGGAGCAACGCGCTGA
- a CDS encoding carboxypeptidase regulatory-like domain-containing protein: MLASCSSGEDPQPTPPAAPDGLTATPLSATRIDLAWADRSSDETGFRIERSAAATGPWAVVQTVAPDVSSWSDDTVVPLSPLWYRVCATNAAGDSAFAGPATATTQPPPAAPSGLAAATGGPHAIGLSWDAAAGVTGFVVERASLEAGPYAVVADLPASATSWSDTGLGANTTRWYRLRARSAWGESEPTAPVSASTAPAYTISGRVAGATVGTFLAGVTVTLSGAADAVTATDGDGRYAFTNLANGRYTLTPAATGVTFRPASLTVTIAGADLPDQGFTANPPSITEFAVGAGPQRIVAAPDGALWFTECTANKIGRLTTLGELTEYPLPNPGSCPYGIAVYTTPAVAPPLGSHPFGIVFTERTGNRVGVLHPGDGSIHEIAVPTAASCPAEIAGNTSGQTLAWFTEACDPDANYLTNSFGSFDPWGLVVTEHATGARGSRFAGIAETLDGTVWFAQANPTQGAILKYASGRLTTCYTPSWQAQPFSLVPTPDGKVWFTELGDSSGGGQLAVLDPAANCLVPASAITEQPVPWRSNPMVLVRGPSCVSGGAGGFPALWFSDGQGGFGCYEGGTFTRFAPSLVPGGLAVGPDGNLWFTEPGAGKVGRLLAP; the protein is encoded by the coding sequence GTGCTCGCCTCGTGCTCGTCCGGCGAGGACCCCCAGCCCACCCCGCCGGCCGCACCGGATGGCCTCACGGCCACGCCGCTGAGCGCCACGCGGATCGACCTCGCCTGGGCGGATCGCTCGAGCGACGAGACGGGCTTCCGGATCGAGCGCAGCGCCGCCGCGACCGGTCCGTGGGCGGTGGTGCAGACCGTGGCGCCGGACGTCTCCTCCTGGTCCGACGACACGGTCGTGCCCCTCTCGCCGCTCTGGTACCGGGTCTGCGCCACCAACGCCGCTGGCGACTCCGCCTTTGCCGGCCCGGCCACCGCGACCACCCAGCCGCCGCCGGCCGCGCCCAGCGGCCTGGCGGCGGCCACAGGCGGGCCGCACGCCATCGGCCTCTCCTGGGACGCGGCGGCGGGGGTGACCGGCTTCGTGGTCGAGCGGGCCTCCCTGGAGGCCGGGCCGTACGCGGTGGTGGCCGACCTGCCGGCGAGCGCCACCTCGTGGAGCGACACCGGGCTGGGCGCCAACACCACCCGGTGGTACCGGCTGCGGGCCAGGAGCGCCTGGGGCGAATCGGAGCCGACGGCCCCCGTCAGCGCGTCCACGGCGCCCGCCTACACCATCTCCGGGCGCGTGGCCGGCGCGACGGTGGGCACCTTCCTGGCTGGGGTCACCGTGACGCTGTCCGGCGCGGCCGACGCCGTCACCGCCACGGACGGCGACGGCCGCTACGCCTTCACCAACCTCGCCAACGGCAGGTACACCCTCACGCCCGCCGCCACCGGCGTCACCTTCCGCCCGGCCAGCCTCACCGTGACGATCGCCGGCGCGGACCTGCCCGACCAGGGCTTCACGGCCAACCCGCCCTCCATCACGGAGTTCGCCGTCGGCGCGGGGCCGCAGCGCATCGTGGCAGCGCCCGACGGGGCGCTCTGGTTCACCGAGTGCACCGCCAACAAGATCGGCCGCCTCACCACGCTCGGGGAGCTGACCGAGTACCCGCTGCCGAATCCCGGCAGCTGCCCGTATGGCATCGCCGTCTACACGACGCCCGCCGTGGCACCTCCCCTGGGGTCGCACCCCTTCGGCATCGTGTTCACCGAGCGCACCGGCAACCGCGTGGGCGTGCTCCACCCGGGCGACGGGTCGATCCACGAGATCGCGGTCCCGACGGCCGCCAGCTGCCCGGCCGAGATCGCCGGCAACACCTCCGGGCAGACCCTGGCCTGGTTCACCGAGGCGTGCGATCCGGACGCCAACTACCTGACGAACAGCTTCGGCAGCTTCGACCCCTGGGGCCTGGTCGTGACCGAGCACGCCACCGGGGCCCGGGGGTCCAGGTTCGCCGGCATCGCGGAGACCCTCGACGGGACCGTCTGGTTCGCGCAGGCCAACCCGACGCAGGGCGCCATCCTCAAGTACGCCAGCGGACGTCTCACCACCTGCTACACGCCCAGCTGGCAGGCCCAGCCCTTCAGCCTGGTCCCGACACCGGACGGGAAGGTCTGGTTCACGGAGCTCGGCGACTCCAGCGGCGGTGGCCAGCTGGCCGTCCTCGACCCGGCGGCCAACTGCCTCGTGCCGGCCAGCGCCATCACGGAGCAGCCGGTGCCGTGGCGGAGCAACCCCATGGTGCTCGTCCGCGGGCCGAGCTGCGTCAGCGGCGGCGCCGGTGGCTTCCCGGCCCTCTGGTTCTCCGACGGCCAGGGTGGGTTCGGCTGCTACGAGGGCGGCACCTTCACCCGGTTCGCCCCGTCACTCGTCCCCGGGGGACTCGCCGTCGGACCGGACGGGAACCTCTGGTTCACCGAGCCCGGCGCCGGCAAGGTGGGACGCCTGCTGGCGCCGTGA
- a CDS encoding DUF3857 domain-containing protein, with translation MTSTLRPLLALAALAAAASASAAPGFRVAPPPAWVEPVDLPAPGPASPDASGGVDYLLVDSQVRGGGPGGPERFHRTVQRVLASTGIEHASEFRVDFDPAYQSLTLHEVVIRRGTARLAALRPADVKLIQREPELDRRLYDGRLTAVIYLRDVRQGDLVEASWTLRGQNPVFGARTTQVFDLGWGVPVARLAVRLSWPAARPLSWRVHGLELEPARAARGDHVELRFRREDVPALDEESDLPPGVDAFPWLEASEWPGWEEVVRWALPLYAAPPPSRAMEASLARWRALPDEEARARAALRFVQDEVRYLGIELGTSSHRPAAPAEVFARRFGDCKDKSLLLVSLLSAMGIEAAPALVNTAERAAIAARLPSPSAFDHVVVRARVAGAVRWLEPTRSLERAPLGEVTPPPYARALVLADGEAGLVELPEPAPSPLQVTSTWRVTRFGAPVLFDVVTRFDGLRALGMRHDLSDTPPPELQRRYLDHYAHTEPKVEVAAPMLVEDAPDADRVTITEHYRLPSVAAGAERDFVAEAIRDHLLVPDTARRRHPLHVRHPVLVREQLRVELPGLPNLTEDEQEVVGEVARLSRRARPEGRGYVVDLEYRTLRPTVEPASVARHIATVREMRGVAAYSLALAVRQGPVHQERGPSWASLGLVALAFAGGLGLYTGVTAARNGDLARWWASLRNRRRRRAFTSAFAEATGETAREPIVLASADDLPRRAQGLRCRCGSPIPPEACSFEPLVLGGRPLWALRAPCPRCAEVQRAYFAVGG, from the coding sequence GTGACCTCAACCCTCCGTCCGCTCCTGGCCCTGGCCGCGCTGGCCGCCGCCGCCTCTGCCTCGGCCGCGCCGGGCTTCCGCGTGGCGCCGCCGCCGGCCTGGGTCGAGCCGGTGGACCTGCCCGCCCCCGGGCCTGCCTCGCCGGACGCCAGCGGCGGCGTCGACTACCTGCTGGTGGACTCGCAGGTCCGGGGCGGCGGCCCAGGCGGCCCGGAGCGCTTCCACCGGACGGTGCAGCGCGTGCTGGCCTCCACCGGGATCGAGCACGCCTCCGAGTTCCGGGTGGACTTCGACCCCGCCTACCAGTCGCTGACCCTGCACGAGGTGGTGATCCGGCGCGGCACCGCGCGCCTGGCCGCGCTGCGCCCGGCGGACGTGAAGCTCATCCAGCGCGAGCCGGAGCTCGACCGGCGGCTCTACGACGGCCGGCTCACCGCGGTCATCTACCTGCGCGACGTGCGCCAGGGCGACCTGGTCGAGGCCTCCTGGACGCTGCGAGGCCAGAACCCGGTGTTCGGGGCGCGCACCACCCAGGTCTTCGACCTCGGCTGGGGCGTGCCGGTGGCGCGGCTGGCGGTCCGGCTGAGCTGGCCCGCCGCCCGGCCTCTCTCCTGGCGGGTCCACGGCCTCGAGCTCGAGCCGGCGCGCGCCGCCCGCGGCGACCACGTCGAGCTGCGCTTCCGGCGCGAGGACGTCCCCGCGCTGGACGAGGAGAGCGATCTCCCGCCCGGGGTGGACGCCTTCCCGTGGCTGGAGGCCTCGGAGTGGCCGGGCTGGGAGGAGGTGGTCCGATGGGCCCTGCCCCTCTACGCCGCCCCGCCGCCCAGCCGGGCCATGGAGGCCTCGCTGGCCAGGTGGCGTGCCCTGCCGGACGAGGAGGCCCGGGCGCGCGCCGCCCTGCGCTTCGTGCAGGACGAGGTCCGCTACCTCGGCATCGAGCTGGGGACCTCCTCCCACCGCCCGGCCGCTCCCGCCGAGGTGTTCGCCCGGCGCTTCGGCGACTGCAAGGACAAGTCGCTCCTGCTGGTGAGCCTGCTCTCCGCCATGGGGATCGAGGCCGCCCCGGCGCTGGTGAACACCGCGGAGCGCGCCGCCATCGCCGCGCGCCTGCCCTCGCCCTCGGCCTTCGACCACGTGGTGGTCCGGGCGCGGGTGGCCGGCGCCGTGCGCTGGCTCGAGCCGACCCGCTCGCTGGAGCGGGCGCCGCTCGGCGAGGTGACGCCCCCGCCGTACGCCCGGGCCCTGGTGCTGGCCGACGGGGAGGCCGGCCTGGTGGAGCTGCCCGAGCCGGCGCCGTCGCCGCTGCAGGTCACCAGCACCTGGCGGGTCACCCGGTTCGGCGCGCCGGTCCTGTTCGACGTGGTGACCCGCTTCGACGGCCTGCGCGCCCTCGGGATGCGGCACGACCTGTCCGACACGCCGCCGCCCGAGCTGCAGCGCCGCTACCTCGATCACTACGCCCACACCGAGCCGAAGGTGGAGGTGGCCGCGCCGATGCTGGTGGAGGACGCCCCGGACGCCGACCGCGTCACCATCACGGAGCACTACCGGCTGCCGTCGGTGGCCGCCGGCGCCGAGCGCGACTTCGTGGCCGAGGCCATCCGCGACCACCTGCTGGTGCCGGACACGGCGCGGCGCCGGCATCCGCTCCACGTGCGCCACCCGGTGCTGGTGCGCGAGCAGCTGCGGGTGGAGCTGCCGGGGCTGCCCAACCTGACGGAGGACGAGCAGGAGGTGGTGGGCGAGGTGGCCCGGCTGTCGCGCCGCGCCCGCCCGGAGGGGCGCGGCTACGTGGTGGACCTGGAGTACCGGACGCTCCGGCCGACGGTGGAGCCGGCGTCGGTGGCCAGGCACATCGCCACGGTGCGCGAGATGCGCGGCGTGGCGGCCTACTCGCTGGCGCTGGCGGTCCGCCAGGGGCCGGTGCACCAGGAGCGCGGCCCGTCCTGGGCCAGCCTGGGGCTGGTGGCGCTGGCCTTCGCAGGGGGGCTCGGCCTCTACACCGGGGTGACGGCGGCCAGGAACGGCGACCTGGCGCGCTGGTGGGCCAGTCTGCGCAACCGGCGGCGTCGGCGGGCCTTCACCTCCGCCTTCGCCGAGGCCACGGGGGAGACCGCCCGCGAGCCCATCGTCCTGGCCAGCGCCGACGATCTGCCGCGCCGCGCGCAGGGGCTGCGGTGCCGCTGCGGCTCGCCCATCCCGCCCGAGGCCTGCTCGTTCGAGCCGCTGGTGCTGGGCGGCCGGCCGCTCTGGGCGCTGCGCGCCCCCTGCCCCCGCTGCGCCGAGGTGCAGCGGGCCTACTTCGCCGTCGGGGGCTGA